The following proteins come from a genomic window of Oceanispirochaeta sp.:
- a CDS encoding adenylyltransferase/cytidyltransferase family protein, with protein sequence PGHEYFLQKAKEYGDRLIVVVARDSFVESFKKKSPLHDELSRLHFIQNHPLVTEACLADEQIGGFSILNRIRPDIICLGHDQQALAESIHEWMKHSDHHYKVKHLKPYNRDKYSSTLLNKIKDQFHHEKK encoded by the coding sequence CCAGGACATGAATATTTTCTGCAAAAAGCAAAAGAATATGGCGACAGACTCATCGTTGTTGTTGCCAGAGATAGTTTTGTAGAGTCATTCAAAAAGAAGAGTCCCCTTCATGATGAATTGAGCAGACTCCATTTTATTCAGAATCATCCTCTTGTGACTGAAGCCTGTCTTGCGGATGAGCAAATTGGAGGATTTTCCATCCTGAACAGGATTAGACCTGACATTATCTGTCTGGGACATGATCAGCAGGCTCTGGCGGAAAGCATTCATGAATGGATGAAGCACTCTGATCACCATTACAAAGTGAAACATCTCAAACCTTATAATAGAGATAAATACAGCTCTACCCTGTTGAATAAAATTAAGGATCAGTTTCACCATGAAAAAAAATGA